Part of the Triticum urartu cultivar G1812 chromosome 2, Tu2.1, whole genome shotgun sequence genome, GATGTTCTTCCCTCGTATTGATCCCCCACCCACCGTGGAGACCCCTTCCTCTCCACACAAGCACTCCACCTCCTCCGCGGCTTACCAACCTAGCCCGTCACTGACACGCCGCCCCCACCACAGATCCCGGCCACCATGGACCAGGACCTCAAGGACcggctcctcctccctccccgcGCCGCCTCGAACGGGCCCCACCGCCGCGGCAAGCCCGCGGCgccaggcggcggcggaggtggggGTGGCGTGACGATCGACGTCCACGGCCTGAAGaagcgcggcggcgggcggcgctcgTGGGTGCGGGTGGACGCGGCGACGGGCGCGGCCGAGGCGGTGGAGGTCGCCAAGCCGGCGCTCATGCGGCGGCTCGACCTGCCCGCGCGCGACCTCCGCCTCCTCGACCCGCTCTTCGTCTACCCCTCCGCCATCCTCGGCCGCGAGCGCGCCGTCGTCTGCAACCTCGAGCGGATACGGTGCATCATCACCGCTGACGAGGCGCTCGTCCTGCGCGACCCCGACGCTGACGGCGGAGCCGCTGCGGAGGAGGCCGTGCGGAGGTACGTCGACGAGCTGCAACGCCGTCTCGTGGACCGCGCCGACGACCTGCCCTTCGAGTTCATCGCTCTGGAGGTCGCGCTCGAAGCCGCCTGCTCCTTCCTAGACGCTCAGGTTCCACACAGCGCTCTGCAGACCTTTGCGTTCTACTACTAAGTAATTTACTAGATGGTGTAGAATATAATACTTGTGCTCCTGTCTCAACTAATGGAGTACTCTATTAGCCGGCGTACAGTTTTGGTGCATGATGAGCTTGATAGTTCCGGTCCTTTGGGAGCATGTGATGATTGAATTAATGATGGTTCTCAATTGTTAATTTGAATTCTTACATTGGGCTAGTATTCCATATGGAGTGTGTCATTGCTTACACTGTGATTAGTTGAACAGTCATATCCTAGTATGATGTACTTAACATCCACAGTTCCACACTGTATTCTGAAAAGAATAGATTTCCTCTTGATCATATTCTATTACTGACAGGAAAGTATCTGATGGTGAAATAAGCTATGGAGTAGATTATCCACCACATAGGAAGTTCAGTTTGCCACGTACCAATGGTCAAATGAGGTTGCGTGTCTCCATTTGAATTTTCATCATGCCCAGCCTCTTATCTTAATGACAAATTGACAACTCTATCAAATGTAGCATTGTTCTGTGTCAACCATTGTTGGTCTGAATTTCTTTTACTCTGTTTGGTTTCCAGAAAATTGAATTGACCATAACCGCCAATTATCGATGAAAATGAAGCCACACATTACAAATTTGGTTATCAGCTGACAAATCATGTGATGATCAATTTGAGTTTCCCACTTTCTGAGCTGTTTCAAGGATAATGATTTGGCATCTGACTGGAGAACTAAAAATGCTTGCAAATTTTATCAGGCTGTTGAGCTGGAGGCTGAAGCTTATCCACTGCTAGATGAGTTAACGGCCAAAATCAGTACCCTTGACTTGGAGCGTGCTCGACGCCTAAAGAGCAAGCTGGTTGCATTGACTAGGAGGGTCCAAAAGGTAAATGGACTTCCATTATGTTTTTACTGCTCTTATTAGTTAGGTTGTCAAACAGTATCCGTTTCCAGTCTTAAGAAATGTCCAATTTTCACCATTAAGGTCAGAGATGAGATAGAGCAATTGATGGACGACGATGGTGATATGGCTGAAATGTACCTCACGGAAAAGAAGATGAGGATGGAAGCATCATCATTGGACGAGGAGGGCCTTCAAGGAGTTGCTGGAAATAATGCCTTTGGTGCATCCGTCTCTGCTCCAGTTTCACCAGTTTCGTCGCCCCCTGCGCCCCGGCGGCTTGAGAAGCAATTTAGTTTTGCTAGAAGCAGGCACAGCAGCTTCAAGAGCTCAGAGAGCAGTCAATATAACATAGAAGAACTGGAAATGTTGCTGGAGGCTTACTTTGTGGTTATTGACTACACTCTCAGCAAATTAACTTCGGTATAAAGCATGAACTGTCTTTTAGTTAGCCTATTGTTCAATTGATTTCTCTTTTAAGAAATACATTAGCTGACAATTTTGCTATTTACATTATTTTTTTCCAGCTGAAGGAGTATATTGATG contains:
- the LOC125538875 gene encoding magnesium transporter MRS2-C, yielding MDQDLKDRLLLPPRAASNGPHRRGKPAAPGGGGGGGGVTIDVHGLKKRGGGRRSWVRVDAATGAAEAVEVAKPALMRRLDLPARDLRLLDPLFVYPSAILGRERAVVCNLERIRCIITADEALVLRDPDADGGAAAEEAVRRYVDELQRRLVDRADDLPFEFIALEVALEAACSFLDAQAVELEAEAYPLLDELTAKISTLDLERARRLKSKLVALTRRVQKVRDEIEQLMDDDGDMAEMYLTEKKMRMEASSLDEEGLQGVAGNNAFGASVSAPVSPVSSPPAPRRLEKQFSFARSRHSSFKSSESSQYNIEELEMLLEAYFVVIDYTLSKLTSLKEYIDDTEDFINIQLDNVRNQLIQFELLLTTATFVVAIFGVVSGVFGMNFEGVAVLKVPHAFEWTLIITGVCGAVIFACLLWYFKKRRFFPL